In Methanothrix sp., a genomic segment contains:
- a CDS encoding 50S ribosomal protein L19e: MSGFTTQRRLAASELNIGESRVWINPDPEVAGLLGDAITREDIRAQIQEGNIKAKPKKGNSRGRIRAKNAKRAYGHCKGVGRRRGAKGARSPRKEQWMTKIRALRKRLRELRDSGQIDRHSYRLLYRKSKGGEYRSIAHMNSYIKAKGLARSE; the protein is encoded by the coding sequence ATGTCAGGATTTACCACCCAGCGAAGGCTGGCAGCATCCGAGCTGAATATTGGCGAGAGCCGGGTCTGGATCAACCCCGATCCCGAGGTAGCCGGTCTCCTGGGCGATGCCATCACCCGGGAGGATATCCGCGCCCAGATCCAAGAGGGTAATATAAAGGCCAAGCCCAAGAAGGGCAACAGCCGGGGAAGGATCAGGGCCAAGAATGCCAAGAGAGCCTACGGCCACTGCAAGGGGGTTGGACGCAGAAGAGGCGCCAAGGGCGCTCGCAGCCCACGCAAGGAGCAGTGGATGACCAAGATCAGGGCTCTGCGAAAGAGGCTCAGGGAGCTGCGTGATTCCGGCCAGATTGACCGACATTCTTACCGCCTGCTCTATCGTAAATCCAAGGGCGGAGAGTACAGGAGTATAGCGCATATGAACTCTTACATAAAGGCCAAAGGCCTTGCCCGGAGTGAGTGA
- the rpmC gene encoding 50S ribosomal protein L29, which yields MAIFKIDEIRNMNAEEISEELNKLKNELIRERGVVTAGGAPEKPGRIKDIRRTIARIETVKAERRE from the coding sequence ATGGCGATATTCAAGATCGATGAGATCAGAAACATGAATGCGGAAGAGATATCCGAGGAGCTCAATAAGCTCAAAAATGAGCTCATCCGCGAGAGAGGAGTCGTCACTGCCGGTGGTGCTCCAGAGAAGCCGGGGAGGATCAAAGATATCCGCCGGACGATAGCCCGGATCGAGACGGTCAAGGCGGAGCGAAGAGAGTGA
- the rplX gene encoding 50S ribosomal protein L24: protein MITKQPRKQRKERYTAPLHRRQKYMHAPLSRALREELKKRNAQIRKGDTVRVVRGDHAGTEGAVEDVDIKRCTIKVAGVSNYRADGTEVPRTIHPSNVIIVKLELEDAEREKIFERRSA, encoded by the coding sequence ATGATTACAAAACAGCCCAGAAAGCAGCGGAAAGAGAGGTACACTGCACCGCTGCACAGGCGGCAAAAGTACATGCACGCCCCCCTGAGCCGGGCCCTGCGGGAGGAGCTGAAAAAGCGCAATGCTCAGATACGCAAGGGCGATACAGTCAGGGTGGTGCGTGGAGATCATGCCGGAACAGAGGGTGCAGTCGAGGATGTGGACATCAAGAGATGTACCATCAAGGTGGCGGGAGTGAGCAACTACCGTGCTGATGGAACAGAGGTACCCAGAACCATTCATCCCTCTAATGTGATAATCGTCAAGCTGGAGCTTGAGGATGCTGAGAGGGAGAAGATATTCGAGAGGCGATCTGCTTGA
- a CDS encoding 30S ribosomal protein S4e codes for MSLHTKRLTIPVSWPVARKTSVWAPKSRPGPHSSTESMPLLMVVRDMLKLVDNAREAKTVLYEGKVLVDGKAQKDHKLPVGIFDVIGLPLLGQQYRMLKDEKGMFYLSLLEPGEARKLARIENKTILKGSKQQLNLSDGSNKLAEGEYKVGDSLVLSIPEKDIDERIEFKVGNLAMVVGGKHSGQMGKIKDIIKVRSSQPNRVIISGDEEFETIERYVYMIGTESPVIKLGATR; via the coding sequence TTGAGCCTGCATACGAAAAGATTGACCATCCCCGTCAGCTGGCCAGTAGCCAGAAAGACAAGCGTATGGGCCCCCAAGAGCAGACCAGGCCCTCATTCATCTACAGAGAGCATGCCTCTCTTGATGGTGGTCAGAGATATGCTGAAGCTGGTGGACAATGCCCGCGAGGCCAAGACGGTTCTTTATGAGGGCAAGGTCCTGGTGGACGGCAAAGCCCAGAAGGACCACAAGCTCCCCGTAGGGATATTCGATGTCATAGGCCTGCCCCTCCTCGGTCAGCAGTACAGGATGCTGAAGGATGAGAAGGGGATGTTCTATCTGAGCCTTCTTGAGCCGGGAGAGGCGAGAAAGCTGGCCCGGATCGAGAACAAGACCATCCTGAAGGGCAGCAAGCAGCAGCTCAACCTCTCCGATGGCTCGAATAAGCTGGCGGAAGGCGAGTATAAGGTGGGCGACTCCCTGGTTTTATCCATACCGGAAAAGGATATCGATGAGAGGATCGAGTTCAAGGTCGGCAACCTGGCCATGGTCGTGGGCGGGAAGCACAGCGGCCAGATGGGGAAGATCAAGGATATAATCAAGGTGAGGAGCTCTCAGCCCAACCGAGTTATAATATCGGGCGATGAGGAGTTTGAGACCATCGAGAGGTATGTCTACATGATCGGAACAGAAAGCCCGGTCATCAAGCTGGGGGCAACCAGATGA
- a CDS encoding 30S ribosomal protein S17 gives MRDIGLDVVPPEKECDDPKCPFHGTLPVRGQVFSCTVVSDKMDNTVVVMRKFEKKAAKYERFEKRQSKIHAHNPPCLEAKAGDRVKIAECRPLSKTKSYVVVEVLK, from the coding sequence ATGAGGGATATCGGACTGGACGTAGTACCACCGGAAAAAGAGTGCGACGATCCCAAGTGTCCCTTCCACGGTACCCTTCCCGTTCGCGGCCAGGTCTTCAGCTGCACTGTGGTCAGCGATAAGATGGATAACACCGTGGTAGTTATGCGCAAGTTTGAGAAGAAAGCAGCGAAGTATGAACGATTTGAGAAGAGGCAGTCCAAGATCCATGCGCACAATCCTCCATGCCTTGAAGCCAAGGCAGGAGATCGTGTCAAAATAGCTGAGTGTCGGCCCCTCTCCAAGACAAAATCCTATGTGGTAGTGGAGGTCTTGAAATGA
- a CDS encoding 30S ribosomal protein S8 has product MLLDPLADAMSVIKNAESVGKPECIIHPASKVIGRALKVMADRGYIGEFEFIDDGKSGMFRVKLLGRINRCGVIKPRFSTKATEMEKWEKRFLPAKNFGVLILSTNKGVMAHSDARAQSLGGQLLAYVY; this is encoded by the coding sequence GTGTTATTGGATCCACTGGCCGATGCGATGTCCGTAATAAAGAATGCGGAGAGCGTAGGCAAGCCGGAATGCATCATCCATCCCGCCTCCAAGGTCATAGGAAGGGCTCTGAAGGTCATGGCGGATAGGGGATACATCGGCGAGTTTGAGTTTATTGATGATGGAAAGTCAGGAATGTTCCGGGTGAAGCTCCTGGGGAGAATCAACCGCTGTGGTGTCATCAAGCCGCGGTTCTCCACCAAGGCTACAGAGATGGAGAAGTGGGAGAAGAGGTTCCTCCCCGCCAAGAACTTCGGGGTGCTGATACTGAGCACCAACAAAGGGGTCATGGCCCACTCAGATGCCAGAGCTCAGTCCCTGGGCGGGCAGCTCCTGGCATATGTATATTAG
- a CDS encoding 50S ribosomal protein L18 yields the protein MATGPRYKVPLRRRKEGKTDYHIRYKLLLSKRPRVVVRKSNASTTLQLVVAELEGDKTLLTVNSRELRDFGFSSAVGNLPAAYLTGLLFGKRMLALGAEGGIADIGLHASTKGNRIYAAIKGVVDAGVDVPHSPEIFPDEERIRGEHIKSHTGNEIVAQFEAAKEKILG from the coding sequence TTGGCGACCGGACCGCGGTATAAAGTCCCTCTACGCAGAAGAAAAGAGGGCAAGACCGACTATCACATCAGATATAAGCTGCTGTTATCCAAGAGACCGAGAGTTGTAGTCAGGAAGAGCAATGCCAGCACCACCCTTCAGCTGGTGGTAGCGGAGCTGGAGGGGGACAAGACCTTGCTGACGGTGAACTCCCGCGAGCTGAGGGATTTCGGCTTCTCCTCTGCTGTTGGCAATCTGCCTGCAGCATACTTGACGGGACTGCTCTTCGGAAAGAGGATGCTGGCCCTGGGAGCAGAGGGGGGAATAGCAGACATCGGACTGCATGCCTCAACCAAAGGAAACCGGATCTACGCCGCCATCAAAGGGGTAGTAGATGCGGGAGTAGATGTGCCTCACAGCCCCGAGATCTTCCCCGATGAGGAGAGGATACGGGGCGAGCACATAAAGAGCCACACCGGGAATGAGATTGTAGCCCAGTTCGAGGCTGCAAAGGAG
- a CDS encoding 30S ribosomal protein S3: protein MSVEKKFVAEGITKALVNEFLAKELERAGYGGMQMNRTPMGTQITVYAEKPGMVIGKGGKLIRKITRDLDRRFRLDNPQIDVQDVGRGDLNGRVVANRLASSLERGWYFRKAGQSMMRRVMDAGALGCEIVISGKLTGPRSRTEKFIAGYIKHSGKPAIELVDSGYSVAVKKLGVIGCQVRIIPPDVRLPDDFQIEAPPSVTEPAPPSVPAPSPAPAPAPVEEKKSELDQLLEPEPEAANVMPEPLEEQPLPQDAAEEAPIIEEGDGSAPDTREE from the coding sequence ATGTCCGTTGAGAAGAAGTTCGTGGCCGAGGGCATAACCAAGGCCCTGGTCAATGAGTTTCTGGCAAAAGAGCTGGAGAGGGCGGGATATGGCGGCATGCAGATGAACCGCACCCCCATGGGGACTCAGATCACCGTCTATGCAGAGAAGCCGGGGATGGTAATAGGCAAAGGAGGCAAACTTATCCGCAAGATAACCCGGGACCTGGACCGCAGATTCCGCCTGGACAATCCTCAGATTGATGTGCAGGATGTGGGCCGGGGCGATCTGAACGGCAGAGTGGTGGCCAACCGCCTGGCTTCATCCCTGGAGCGGGGCTGGTATTTCCGCAAGGCGGGCCAGTCCATGATGCGAAGGGTTATGGATGCCGGGGCTCTTGGCTGCGAGATCGTTATCAGCGGCAAGCTGACCGGTCCCCGTTCCAGAACAGAGAAGTTCATCGCCGGCTACATCAAGCACTCCGGCAAACCGGCCATTGAGCTCGTGGATAGTGGCTACTCTGTGGCGGTGAAGAAGCTGGGAGTTATAGGCTGCCAGGTGAGGATCATCCCGCCTGATGTCCGGCTGCCAGACGACTTCCAGATTGAGGCTCCTCCATCAGTAACAGAGCCGGCACCACCGTCTGTCCCGGCCCCTTCCCCGGCGCCAGCACCAGCGCCCGTAGAAGAGAAGAAGAGCGAGCTGGATCAGCTCCTGGAGCCGGAGCCTGAAGCGGCCAATGTCATGCCTGAACCCCTGGAGGAGCAACCCCTGCCCCAGGATGCAGCAGAGGAGGCTCCCATTATAGAAGAGGGGGACGGCAGCGCGCCTGACACCAGAGAAGAGTGA
- a CDS encoding 50S ribosomal protein L5 produces MLEPHIDKVVVHVGVGESGQRLVNAETIMKAITNQQPVRSMAKKTLPTFNIKKKEPIGAKLTLRGKAAEDFLLLALKAAGNSLRKSQFDQQGNFSFGIEEHTDFPGMRYDPEIGIFGMDISVALKRAGYRIARRRVAKKKLPARQRLSQDDTVEFVKKKFGVEVLEAA; encoded by the coding sequence ATGCTCGAACCCCATATCGACAAGGTGGTCGTGCATGTGGGGGTAGGAGAGAGCGGTCAGAGGCTGGTGAACGCCGAGACGATCATGAAGGCGATCACCAATCAGCAGCCCGTCCGGTCAATGGCCAAGAAGACTCTGCCCACGTTCAATATAAAGAAGAAGGAGCCCATTGGCGCCAAGCTGACCCTGAGGGGCAAAGCAGCAGAGGACTTTCTGCTCCTTGCCCTCAAAGCGGCAGGCAATAGCCTGAGGAAGAGCCAGTTCGATCAGCAGGGCAACTTCTCCTTTGGCATCGAGGAGCACACCGACTTTCCTGGCATGAGATACGACCCGGAGATTGGGATATTCGGCATGGACATCTCCGTGGCCCTGAAGAGGGCCGGCTACAGGATAGCCCGGAGAAGGGTAGCCAAAAAGAAGCTACCGGCCAGACAGAGGCTGAGCCAGGATGATACAGTGGAGTTCGTCAAGAAGAAGTTTGGCGTTGAGGTCTTGGAGGCAGCATGA
- a CDS encoding 50S ribosomal protein L22: MGRLNYSLTPAGRSSRAMGMELHISPKHAREICRALRGMRANLARAYLEDVIALRRPVPFRRYNKNVAHKRGLVGWDAGRYPEKAAREVLKVLDNAIANGEYKGMEPDKLRIYHAGTLKGRTIQGWMPRAMGRATPKNTQTVSVEMVLTEVKS; the protein is encoded by the coding sequence TTGGGCAGATTGAACTATTCGCTTACGCCTGCAGGACGCTCATCAAGGGCCATGGGGATGGAGCTTCACATCTCACCTAAGCATGCCCGCGAGATCTGCAGAGCGCTAAGAGGCATGAGGGCCAACCTGGCCCGTGCCTATCTGGAGGATGTGATCGCATTGAGAAGGCCTGTTCCCTTCAGAAGATACAATAAGAATGTGGCCCATAAGCGCGGCTTAGTGGGCTGGGATGCAGGCCGGTACCCTGAGAAGGCAGCGAGAGAGGTGCTGAAGGTTCTGGATAATGCCATCGCCAATGGCGAGTACAAGGGCATGGAGCCTGATAAATTGAGGATCTACCATGCCGGCACCCTCAAGGGCAGAACCATTCAGGGCTGGATGCCCCGGGCTATGGGAAGAGCCACTCCCAAGAACACTCAGACGGTGAGCGTGGAGATGGTCTTGACCGAGGTGAAGAGCTGA
- a CDS encoding 50S ribosomal protein L32e — translation MAERLLRVRTRQKSKKPEFNFHDSHKKKKLGTSWRKPRGLHNKLRKHIAAKGKLVKPGFGSPKAVRGHHPCGLAEVLVNNVAELAAAQGCAVRIASSVGMKKRLDIQAEAERMGLKVLNPKGGA, via the coding sequence ATGGCAGAGAGATTGCTAAGAGTCAGAACCAGGCAGAAGTCCAAGAAGCCCGAGTTCAACTTTCATGATTCACATAAAAAGAAGAAGCTTGGCACAAGCTGGCGAAAGCCCCGCGGCCTGCACAATAAGCTCAGAAAGCATATTGCTGCCAAGGGAAAGCTGGTCAAACCCGGGTTCGGAAGCCCGAAGGCCGTTCGAGGGCATCATCCCTGCGGGCTGGCTGAGGTTCTGGTCAACAACGTGGCAGAACTGGCAGCCGCTCAGGGCTGTGCAGTGCGCATTGCCTCCTCTGTGGGGATGAAAAAGCGCCTGGACATCCAGGCAGAGGCGGAGAGGATGGGGCTTAAGGTCCTCAATCCCAAAGGAGGGGCCTGA
- a CDS encoding 30S ribosomal protein S14 → MKKGKKVYGRGANVCKRCRRKNGLVRKYGIYLCRQCFREIAPEMGFEKYS, encoded by the coding sequence ATGAAGAAAGGCAAGAAGGTCTATGGAAGGGGAGCAAACGTTTGCAAGCGTTGCCGCCGCAAGAACGGCCTGGTGAGAAAGTACGGGATTTACCTGTGCCGTCAGTGCTTCCGAGAGATCGCCCCTGAAATGGGATTTGAAAAGTATTCGTAG
- a CDS encoding ribonuclease P protein component 1 gives MRLIPSNLARHELIGLDVLVESSSEPGIVGLRGRIVDETRNTFLLEAESKVLRIPKKNASLTFTLPDGQRVRVAGSVLISQPENRIIKRMQRTRWKL, from the coding sequence GTGAGACTCATCCCCTCGAACCTGGCGAGGCACGAGCTTATCGGCCTGGATGTTCTGGTCGAGTCGAGCAGCGAGCCAGGTATCGTTGGGCTCAGAGGAAGGATTGTGGACGAGACCAGGAACACATTCCTTTTGGAGGCGGAGAGCAAGGTCTTGCGCATTCCAAAAAAGAATGCCAGCCTGACCTTCACCCTGCCTGACGGACAGAGGGTGAGGGTCGCGGGCTCGGTTTTGATCTCGCAGCCTGAGAACAGAATAATCAAGAGAATGCAGAGGACGAGGTGGAAGTTATGA
- the rpl14p gene encoding 50S ribosomal protein L14: MRGQKAKIPRTINAGAYLDCVDNTGARMLRVISVKNYRGVKNRQPCAGIGDMVIVSVKKGTPEMRKQILKAVIIRQRKEYRRPDGLRVKFEDNAAVIVDDDGVPKGSEVKGPVAREVAERFSKIASAASIIV; this comes from the coding sequence ATGAGAGGACAGAAGGCCAAGATCCCAAGGACGATCAACGCTGGCGCATACCTGGATTGTGTAGACAATACAGGTGCGCGGATGCTACGCGTTATCTCGGTAAAGAATTACCGGGGCGTGAAAAATAGACAGCCCTGCGCAGGAATCGGGGACATGGTGATAGTCTCTGTCAAGAAGGGAACTCCTGAGATGAGAAAACAGATACTCAAGGCTGTCATCATCCGCCAGAGAAAGGAGTATCGCAGGCCCGATGGCCTCAGGGTGAAGTTCGAGGATAATGCCGCCGTCATAGTGGACGATGATGGCGTACCCAAGGGCTCAGAGGTCAAGGGACCTGTAGCCCGAGAGGTGGCGGAGAGGTTCAGCAAGATCGCCTCTGCAGCATCCATAATTGTGTGA